From a region of the Pseudomonas fulva 12-X genome:
- the trbJ gene encoding P-type conjugative transfer protein TrbJ, which translates to MRSPVHRFPCATLLVLGLLAVKPASAFTVIDPTNLVQNTLTAVRTLEMANNQVRQLQNETQMLLNQARHLQRLDYNVISQLRASLANTERLLAEARGLAYEVQRLDQEFSRLYSNEYTADVSSQRLAKEARERWQKGLDGLHTALRVQAQVTQNLAEDESALATLVQQSQSAGGALQAAQATNQLLALQAKQSIQAQQLQITQNRAVALELARQSAAAEEARERRRRFMGSGTPYTPYPVQFYR; encoded by the coding sequence ATGAGATCCCCTGTTCACCGTTTCCCCTGCGCCACGCTGCTGGTACTGGGTCTGCTGGCCGTGAAGCCGGCCAGCGCTTTCACCGTGATCGATCCGACCAACCTGGTGCAGAACACGCTGACTGCAGTACGCACCCTGGAGATGGCGAACAACCAGGTCCGCCAGTTACAGAACGAAACCCAGATGCTGCTGAACCAGGCCCGTCATCTGCAGCGCCTGGACTACAACGTGATCAGCCAGTTGCGCGCAAGCCTGGCCAACACCGAGCGGCTGCTCGCAGAGGCTCGGGGGCTGGCCTACGAAGTGCAACGCCTGGATCAGGAGTTCAGCCGCCTTTACTCGAACGAGTACACCGCCGACGTAAGCAGCCAGCGCCTGGCAAAAGAAGCACGCGAACGCTGGCAGAAGGGCCTCGACGGGCTGCATACGGCGCTGCGTGTACAGGCCCAGGTGACGCAGAACCTGGCCGAGGATGAGAGCGCCTTGGCCACTCTGGTGCAGCAGAGCCAGTCGGCGGGTGGCGCCTTGCAGGCTGCCCAGGCCACCAACCAACTGCTGGCCCTGCAGGCCAAGCAGTCGATCCAGGCGCAGCAACTGCAGATCACCCAGAACCGCGCCGTCGCCTTGGAGCTTGCCCGTCAGTCTGCAGCAGCCGAAGAGGCGCGCGAACGGCGGCGACGCTTTATGGGCAGCGGCACACCCTACACCCCCTACCCAGTGCAGTTCTATCGGTAG
- the trbE gene encoding conjugal transfer protein TrbE, which produces MLNLTEYQRRPAQLADWLPWAGLVAPGVVLNKDGSFQRSLRFRGPDLDSATQGELVATSARLNNALRRLGSGWALFVEAERLAAADYPNSDFPEPLSWLVDEERRAACEAQGSHFESSYHLTLVYLPPEESRSRAAGLLYEHRPQRDVDWRERLTAFVAETDRFFDLLDGVMPELAWLDDSQTLTYLHATVSTHRQRLAVPEVPFHLDALLADSPLTTGLAPRLGEQHLRTLSVRGFPTSTWPGVLDDLNRLGFAYRWSTRFICLEKDEAEKELVRLRRQWFAKRKGVLALLREAIFQQESPLLDSDAANKAGDADEALQELGADQVAFGYVTATVMVSDVDAQIADEKLRRVERVIQGRGFVTIAESLNAVEAWLSSIPGNVYANVRQPLISTLNLAHLMPVSAVWAGPARNEHLDGTPLVITRTDGATPFRLVTHVGDVGHTLVAGPTGMGKSVLLATLALQFRRYPGSRLFLFDMGRSLRATVLGLGGEHYNLGGDGDLAFQPLARIDQPGYRAWAADWLEARLLQEGVAVDPEQKAALWTALDSLAGAPEAQRTLTGLSVLLQDNILRQALQPYVLGGAHGALLDAEQDRLGNADVQCFEMEELMYSKAAVAAVLSYLFARFEERFDGAPTLLILDEAWLFLDDPLFAARIRQWLKTLRKKNVSVIFATQSLADIKDSSIAAAIIESCASRIFLPNPQAGEPQIRGIYQGFGLNDRQIEIIAQATPKRDYYYQSRLGSRLFDLDLGPVALAFAASASPAEQREIDRILQTSGAADFAPAWLHHRGLDWAADLLTAYPSSRKECLP; this is translated from the coding sequence ATGCTGAACCTCACCGAATACCAGCGCCGCCCCGCCCAGCTCGCCGACTGGCTACCCTGGGCCGGTCTGGTCGCACCCGGCGTCGTATTGAACAAGGACGGTTCGTTCCAACGCAGCCTGCGCTTTCGCGGGCCAGACCTGGACAGCGCCACCCAAGGCGAGCTGGTGGCCACCTCGGCGCGCCTGAACAATGCCCTGCGTCGCCTTGGCTCGGGCTGGGCGCTGTTTGTCGAGGCCGAGCGTCTGGCGGCGGCCGATTACCCCAACAGCGACTTTCCCGAACCACTGTCCTGGCTGGTGGACGAGGAGCGCCGCGCCGCCTGCGAGGCCCAGGGCAGCCACTTCGAGAGCAGCTATCACCTGACGCTGGTCTACCTGCCGCCGGAAGAATCGCGCTCGCGCGCCGCCGGCCTGCTCTATGAGCACCGGCCGCAACGCGACGTCGACTGGCGCGAAAGGCTGACTGCCTTTGTCGCCGAAACGGATCGTTTCTTCGATCTGCTGGACGGGGTGATGCCGGAGCTCGCCTGGCTCGATGACAGCCAGACGCTGACTTACTTGCATGCCACGGTTTCGACCCATCGCCAGCGGTTGGCTGTACCCGAGGTGCCCTTCCACCTCGATGCCCTGCTGGCCGACAGCCCCCTGACCACGGGCCTAGCGCCGCGTCTCGGTGAGCAGCATCTGCGCACGCTGTCGGTACGTGGCTTCCCCACCTCGACCTGGCCAGGCGTGCTGGACGACCTCAACCGTCTGGGCTTCGCCTATCGCTGGTCGACCCGCTTTATCTGCCTGGAAAAGGACGAGGCCGAGAAGGAACTGGTGCGCCTGCGCAGGCAGTGGTTCGCCAAGCGCAAGGGCGTCCTGGCACTACTGCGCGAAGCGATTTTCCAGCAGGAAAGCCCACTGCTCGACAGCGACGCCGCGAACAAGGCCGGCGACGCCGACGAGGCACTACAGGAACTCGGCGCCGACCAGGTCGCCTTCGGCTATGTGACGGCCACCGTGATGGTGAGCGATGTCGACGCCCAGATCGCCGACGAGAAGCTGCGCCGGGTCGAGCGGGTAATCCAGGGCCGCGGCTTCGTCACCATCGCCGAGAGTCTCAACGCGGTGGAGGCGTGGCTATCGTCGATCCCCGGCAACGTCTACGCCAATGTCCGCCAGCCGCTGATCTCCACACTCAACCTGGCGCACTTGATGCCGGTCTCGGCAGTCTGGGCTGGGCCGGCACGCAACGAACATCTGGATGGCACGCCATTGGTGATCACCCGCACCGATGGAGCAACACCATTTCGCCTGGTCACCCACGTTGGCGATGTCGGACACACCTTGGTGGCTGGCCCCACGGGCATGGGCAAATCGGTTTTGCTGGCAACCCTGGCCCTGCAGTTCCGCCGCTACCCGGGCTCGCGCCTGTTTCTGTTCGATATGGGGCGCTCGCTGCGCGCAACGGTGCTGGGCCTGGGTGGCGAGCACTACAACCTCGGAGGCGACGGCGACCTGGCCTTCCAGCCTCTGGCGCGCATCGATCAGCCGGGATACCGAGCCTGGGCCGCCGATTGGCTGGAGGCGCGCCTGCTGCAGGAAGGTGTGGCCGTCGACCCCGAGCAGAAAGCCGCGCTGTGGACGGCGCTGGACAGTCTGGCCGGCGCGCCCGAAGCGCAGCGCACACTGACCGGTTTATCCGTGCTGCTGCAGGACAACATCCTGCGCCAGGCGCTGCAGCCCTACGTGCTGGGCGGCGCGCATGGCGCATTGCTGGATGCCGAGCAGGATCGTCTGGGCAACGCCGACGTGCAGTGTTTCGAGATGGAGGAACTGATGTACAGCAAGGCGGCGGTGGCTGCCGTGCTGAGCTACCTGTTCGCCCGTTTCGAGGAGCGCTTTGACGGCGCGCCGACACTGCTGATCCTCGACGAGGCCTGGCTGTTTCTCGACGATCCGCTATTCGCCGCGCGCATCCGCCAGTGGCTCAAGACCCTGCGCAAGAAGAACGTCAGCGTCATCTTCGCCACCCAGTCGCTGGCCGACATCAAGGACTCCAGCATCGCTGCCGCGATTATCGAGAGCTGCGCCAGCCGCATCTTCCTACCCAACCCGCAGGCGGGCGAGCCGCAGATCCGCGGCATCTACCAAGGCTTCGGACTGAACGACCGGCAGATCGAGATCATCGCCCAGGCCACGCCCAAGCGTGATTACTACTACCAGTCGCGCCTGGGCAGCCGCCTGTTCGACCTCGACCTCGGGCCGGTGGCGCTGGCCTTCGCTGCCTCGGCCAGCCCGGCCGAGCAGCGCGAGATCGACCGAATTTTGCAGACGTCCGGCGCCGCCGATTTCGCCCCTGCCTGGTTGCATCACCGCGGCCTGGATTGGGCCGCCGACCTGCTCACCGCTTATCCCTCGTCACGCAAGGAGTGCCTGCCATGA
- a CDS encoding VirB3 family type IV secretion system protein: protein MNGERDLIPGFEVPLHRSLAEPILLGGAPRNVAILNGTLAAVVGLGLQLWLPGLALWLVGHSLAVWGARLDPQFLQVFARHIKQPSLLDV from the coding sequence ATGAACGGCGAGCGCGACCTCATCCCCGGTTTCGAGGTGCCATTGCACCGCTCGCTGGCCGAGCCGATTTTGCTTGGTGGCGCACCACGCAACGTGGCGATCCTCAACGGCACTCTGGCAGCAGTGGTCGGCCTGGGCCTGCAGCTGTGGCTGCCTGGCTTGGCACTTTGGTTGGTCGGCCACTCGCTGGCGGTCTGGGGTGCCCGTCTGGATCCGCAGTTCCTGCAGGTGTTCGCCCGGCATATCAAGCAGCCGTCGCTGCTGGATGTGTGA
- a CDS encoding TrbC/VirB2 family protein yields MTVLQLSAAYRRRGACALMLGAFCLGASLPVLAAGSGMPWEGPLQSILDSVQGPVARIIAVIIIITTGLTLAFGDTSGGFRKLIQIVFGLSIAFAASSFFLSFFSFAGGAVIA; encoded by the coding sequence ATGACTGTGCTTCAGCTTTCCGCTGCTTATCGTCGCCGCGGCGCCTGCGCCTTGATGCTCGGCGCCTTCTGCCTGGGCGCTTCCCTGCCCGTGCTCGCCGCCGGCTCCGGCATGCCCTGGGAGGGACCGCTGCAATCGATCCTCGACTCGGTACAGGGTCCGGTGGCGCGCATCATCGCGGTGATCATCATCATTACCACCGGCCTGACGCTGGCCTTCGGCGACACCAGCGGCGGCTTTCGCAAGCTGATCCAGATCGTCTTCGGCCTGTCGATTGCCTTCGCCGCGTCGTCGTTCTTCCTCAGCTTTTTCAGCTTTGCCGGCGGGGCGGTGATCGCATGA
- the trbB gene encoding P-type conjugative transfer ATPase TrbB, which produces MNSSSSIVLNAAATSLDRCTRMLRTAMGPLIAAALDDPDVVEVMLNPDGLLWLDRLSVGRAHLGTLAAADGERIIRLVAAHVGAEVHRGRPLLSAELSETGERFEGVLPPVVAGPTFALRKRAAGVIPLQQYVADGILSATQAKYLRVAVRERQNILVAGGTSSGKTTLANALLAEVADSGDRVMVLEDTVELQCPARDHVALRTKPGVVSMADLVRSTLRLRPDRVVVGEVRGGEALDLVKAWGTGHPGGIATIHAGSAQGALLRLEQLILEVALAAPRALIAEAVNLVVFLAGRGRARHVQQIARVIGHDERGYQLSALDTLLCSTSASGTQP; this is translated from the coding sequence ATGAACAGCTCCTCTTCCATCGTGCTGAACGCGGCGGCGACCTCCTTGGATCGTTGCACCCGCATGTTGCGCACGGCGATGGGCCCGCTGATCGCGGCGGCCCTGGATGATCCGGACGTGGTCGAGGTGATGCTCAACCCCGACGGCCTGCTCTGGCTGGATCGCCTGTCAGTTGGCCGCGCCCATCTGGGCACGCTGGCAGCTGCCGACGGCGAGCGGATCATCCGCCTGGTGGCCGCGCATGTCGGCGCGGAAGTGCATCGTGGCAGGCCGCTGCTGAGCGCCGAGCTGTCGGAAACCGGCGAGCGCTTCGAGGGCGTGCTGCCGCCGGTGGTGGCCGGGCCGACCTTCGCGCTGCGCAAGCGCGCCGCTGGCGTAATCCCGCTGCAGCAGTACGTCGCCGACGGCATCCTCAGCGCCACCCAGGCCAAGTACCTGCGCGTGGCCGTGCGCGAGCGGCAGAACATCCTGGTGGCCGGCGGTACGAGCAGCGGCAAGACCACGCTGGCCAACGCACTGCTGGCCGAGGTGGCCGACAGCGGCGATCGCGTGATGGTGCTGGAGGACACGGTCGAGCTGCAGTGCCCGGCTCGCGATCACGTCGCCCTGCGTACCAAGCCTGGCGTGGTGTCCATGGCCGACCTGGTGCGCAGCACGCTGCGCCTGCGCCCAGACCGCGTGGTGGTCGGCGAGGTGCGCGGCGGCGAGGCGCTGGACCTGGTCAAGGCCTGGGGCACCGGCCATCCCGGCGGTATCGCGACGATTCACGCCGGCTCCGCGCAGGGTGCTCTGCTGCGCCTGGAGCAACTGATCCTGGAGGTTGCCCTGGCCGCGCCAAGGGCGCTGATCGCCGAGGCGGTGAACCTGGTGGTGTTCCTCGCCGGGCGCGGCCGCGCCCGCCATGTCCAGCAGATCGCCCGCGTCATCGGCCATGACGAGCGCGGCTACCAGCTCAGCGCCCTCGACACCCTCCTTTGCTCCACCTCTGCCTCAGGAACTCAGCCATGA
- a CDS encoding CopG family transcriptional regulator codes for MSRARLNLFIQPEHAKRLNELAITKGVSKSSIIAAALASWLSPESGEQREVAMAKRLDRLSRQFERLERDQHILIETVALYVRYYLTVSTPVPEAHQEAARAQGKLRFSQFVEQLGRHLQRGRSLVRDIHEEVQAEAQATGERL; via the coding sequence ATGAGCCGAGCCCGCCTCAACCTGTTTATCCAACCCGAGCATGCCAAGCGCCTGAACGAACTGGCGATCACCAAGGGCGTATCGAAGTCCTCGATCATCGCCGCGGCGCTGGCCTCCTGGCTGTCGCCCGAGTCCGGCGAGCAGCGCGAGGTGGCCATGGCCAAACGCCTGGATCGCCTGTCACGTCAGTTCGAGCGCCTGGAGCGCGACCAGCACATCCTGATCGAGACCGTGGCGCTGTACGTGCGCTACTACCTCACGGTCAGCACGCCGGTACCAGAGGCGCATCAGGAAGCAGCACGCGCGCAGGGCAAGCTGCGCTTCAGCCAGTTTGTCGAGCAACTGGGACGTCACCTGCAGCGCGGGCGCAGCCTGGTCAGGGACATACACGAGGAGGTTCAGGCAGAGGCTCAGGCCACTGGAGAGCGCCTATGA
- a CDS encoding conjugal transfer protein TraG, which yields MQATTVLYGQVLVVLTITLSGVWGATQWTAAALGYQARLGAPWFELLGTPVYHPWRLFEWWFVFDAYAPDIFNVGGSIAACSSLLALVVAIGMAIWRARQARRVTTYGSARWADADEVRKAGLTQTAGVFLGQFDDQYLRHEGPEHVLTFAPTRSGKGVGLVVPTLLSWPASAVIHDIKGENWSLTAGWRSRFSHCLLFNPTDLASAAYNPLLEVRRGAHEVRDVQNIADILVDPEGALERRNHWEKTSHALLVGAILHVLYAGKDKTLRGVANFLSDPACTFELTLHRMMTTPHLGDAPHTVVASAAREVLNKSDNERSGVLSTAMSFLGLYRDPTVAEVTSRCDWRIADLISAEHPVSLYLVVPPSDISRTKPLIRLILNQVGRRLTESLDGSDGIERRHKLLLMLDEFPALGRLDFFETALAFMAGYGLRAFLISQSLNQIDKAYGQNHSILDNCHVRVTFATNDERTAKRISETLGTATELRAQRNYAGHRLAPWLGHLMVSRQETARPLLTPGEVMQLPSDEAVVMLSGLAPIRAKKLRYFTDTNFQSRVQPAPRLQPGRYADTPAPRADDWSSLAVPVVVAASPTDLSDDETIEDGGPRRQPELTEFAELPDHDELASDLLLLDEDDISTPFPTQPDPRLQRVARLAALDPDDGIAL from the coding sequence ATGCAAGCGACAACGGTGCTGTACGGCCAGGTGCTGGTGGTGTTGACCATCACTCTGTCCGGGGTCTGGGGTGCCACGCAGTGGACAGCTGCCGCGCTCGGCTACCAGGCGCGCCTGGGGGCGCCCTGGTTCGAGCTGCTGGGCACGCCGGTGTATCACCCCTGGCGTCTATTCGAGTGGTGGTTCGTCTTCGACGCCTATGCACCGGACATCTTCAACGTCGGCGGCAGCATCGCCGCCTGCAGCAGTCTGCTGGCGTTGGTGGTGGCCATTGGTATGGCGATCTGGCGCGCACGCCAGGCTCGACGGGTCACCACCTACGGTTCGGCGCGTTGGGCCGATGCAGATGAGGTGCGCAAGGCCGGCCTGACCCAGACAGCGGGTGTATTCCTCGGCCAGTTCGACGATCAGTATCTTCGCCACGAAGGCCCCGAGCATGTGCTGACCTTCGCGCCGACGCGCTCGGGCAAGGGCGTCGGCCTGGTGGTACCCACCCTGCTCTCATGGCCTGCCTCAGCAGTCATCCACGACATCAAGGGCGAGAACTGGAGCCTGACCGCGGGCTGGCGTTCGCGCTTCTCCCACTGCCTGTTGTTCAACCCCACTGACCTGGCCTCGGCCGCCTATAACCCGTTACTGGAAGTACGTCGCGGCGCCCACGAGGTACGCGACGTACAGAACATCGCCGATATTCTGGTCGACCCAGAAGGCGCGCTGGAGCGGCGCAACCATTGGGAGAAGACCAGTCATGCGCTGCTGGTCGGCGCCATCCTGCACGTACTCTACGCCGGCAAGGACAAGACCCTGCGCGGCGTCGCCAACTTCCTCTCAGATCCAGCCTGCACCTTCGAGCTGACCCTGCACCGGATGATGACCACACCGCATCTAGGCGATGCACCCCATACGGTGGTGGCCTCTGCGGCGCGGGAGGTGCTGAACAAGAGCGACAACGAGCGCTCGGGCGTGCTGTCCACGGCCATGTCCTTCCTCGGCCTGTATCGCGACCCGACCGTGGCCGAGGTCACCTCGCGCTGCGACTGGCGCATCGCCGACCTGATCTCGGCCGAGCATCCGGTGTCGCTGTACCTGGTCGTACCGCCCTCGGATATCAGCCGCACCAAGCCGCTGATCCGCCTGATCCTCAACCAGGTCGGCCGGCGCCTGACCGAGTCGCTCGACGGCTCCGACGGCATCGAGCGCCGGCACAAGCTGCTGCTGATGCTCGATGAGTTTCCGGCGCTGGGACGGCTGGATTTCTTCGAGACGGCCCTGGCCTTCATGGCCGGCTACGGGTTGCGCGCCTTCCTGATCTCGCAGTCGCTGAACCAGATCGACAAGGCCTACGGCCAAAACCATTCGATCCTCGACAACTGCCATGTACGGGTGACCTTCGCCACCAACGACGAGCGCACCGCCAAGCGCATCTCAGAGACCCTCGGCACTGCCACAGAACTGCGCGCGCAGCGCAACTACGCCGGTCACCGCCTCGCACCCTGGCTGGGCCATCTGATGGTGTCGCGCCAGGAAACCGCCCGCCCGCTGCTGACCCCGGGCGAGGTGATGCAGCTGCCCAGCGACGAGGCCGTGGTGATGCTCTCCGGCCTCGCACCGATCCGCGCGAAGAAGCTGCGCTACTTCACCGACACCAACTTCCAGAGCCGGGTACAGCCGGCGCCGCGCTTGCAGCCGGGTCGCTACGCCGACACACCGGCGCCGCGCGCGGACGACTGGAGCAGCCTGGCCGTGCCCGTAGTCGTTGCCGCGTCGCCGACCGATCTGAGCGATGACGAGACCATCGAGGACGGCGGCCCACGCCGTCAGCCCGAGCTGACGGAGTTCGCCGAGTTGCCGGATCACGACGAGCTGGCCAGCGACCTGCTGCTGCTCGACGAGGACGACATTTCCACGCCCTTCCCCACCCAGCCGGATCCACGCCTGCAGCGCGTGGCGCGGCTGGCCGCCCTCGACCCTGACGATGGAATAGCCCTATGA